A DNA window from Fibrobacterota bacterium contains the following coding sequences:
- the ybgF gene encoding tol-pal system protein YbgF, with the protein MLQLKENSDEALKLAQENKLDLQSLESKVRELDSRISSLGDELSNLPTAKLDELGQQVALMTEQLHSLEERLAKGPAGPAPKKALATFAPTALDSADAAPEKTPANRVASKGDSSGKAAPTKPAHGAAGSKPSPRKPPATEVEAAIYKKAFDLYYGRDYTNAVGRFEALLKQFPSSTYADNCYYWIGECMFAQGNFNKAIVAFRKVFTFPETEKADDAQLKLGYCYLRLGDRKQAAEEFKKVVSLYPDSEYVERAKEELAKLE; encoded by the coding sequence GTGCTCCAGCTCAAGGAAAACTCGGACGAGGCCCTCAAGCTGGCGCAAGAGAACAAGCTCGATCTGCAAAGCCTGGAGTCCAAGGTCCGCGAACTGGACAGCCGCATCTCTTCCCTGGGCGACGAGCTCTCCAATCTGCCCACCGCCAAGCTGGACGAACTGGGCCAGCAGGTGGCGCTGATGACGGAACAATTGCATTCCTTGGAAGAGCGTCTGGCAAAGGGTCCCGCGGGACCGGCGCCCAAGAAAGCCCTCGCCACCTTCGCGCCCACCGCCCTGGATTCGGCCGATGCGGCTCCGGAAAAGACCCCGGCGAACCGGGTCGCGTCCAAAGGCGACTCGAGCGGAAAAGCGGCGCCTACCAAGCCGGCCCATGGCGCCGCGGGATCGAAACCATCCCCCCGCAAGCCTCCGGCCACCGAGGTGGAAGCCGCCATCTACAAGAAGGCTTTCGATCTCTACTACGGGCGGGATTATACCAACGCCGTCGGCCGTTTCGAGGCGCTCCTGAAGCAATTCCCGTCCAGCACCTATGCGGACAATTGTTACTACTGGATCGGCGAATGCATGTTCGCCCAAGGCAATTTCAACAAGGCCATCGTCGCCTTCCGCAAGGTCTTCACCTTCCCCGAAACCGAGAAGGCGGACGACGCGCAACTCAAGCTGGGCTACTGCTATCTGCGCCTCGGGGACCGCAAGCAAGCGGCCGAGGAATTCAAAAAAGTTGTATCTTTGTACCCCGATAGCGAATACGTAGAACGGGCCAAGGAAGAACTGGCCAAATTAGAGTAA